In Roseofilum capinflatum BLCC-M114, the DNA window TGGCACGATTTTGGATGTAGCGATCGCGCATATTGTCGAGGACATCATCCGTCTGAGCCGCAGACGCTTTTGCCGCTTCCCGTTGCGATCGCATTTGCATCGCCTTTAAGCGCACTTGCTCTAAATCCGGTTCTACACCACTCGACGGTGCAGAAACCTGTTTTTTTTGCGCCTCGTAACGTTGTCGAATCTGGTCTAAATCTGCTTCTGAAGCCTCAGACTCCGCAGAAGGCGCGTTTTTTTCTGGCTTGTAACGTTGTCGAATCTGGTCTAAATCTGCTTCTGAAGCCTCAGACTCCGCAGAAGGCGCGTTTTTTTCTGGCTTGTAACGTTGTCGAATCTGGTCTAAATCTGATTCTGAAGCCTCAGACTTTACAGAAGGCGCGTTTTTTTCTTGCTGATACCGTTGACGAAGCTCATCTAACCCAACCTCCTCTCCCTCTGTATCATTCCCACGTACAAACTGAGACTTAATATCTGCCAGCACATCATCCATCGGCTCATCCTCTTGACTCTGCTTAGGGGAGGGATCGGCAGGGGGAGGTTGGCGCTCTCCGGACTGTTTCTGCTGATGTTGAGCCTTCAAGTCATTCAAGAAATCATCAATAGAACCCATGGTTTGCCAAACCTCCCCAATACTCTAGGAAATTAAACTTTCCCCTTGACCCTAATCATAAATAGCGTTCATCAACACATCCGTCAGGGTCATGGACTCCATTTCCTCCATGATAACAGTATCCACAATGTCGAATTTCGCACCGACTTCAACCATGCGGTCATCTAAAGCCTTGAGAAACTCCGTCACTTTGGGATCTTTACCCACTTGAATAAAGGAAATCGCCAACTCTTCATCGCGATCGATTTTAGTCGATGCATCTCGAATTAAGGCGATCGCCCCTTTCTTTTCTTCCTCCCCTTCAATACCATCTGTAATCACCAAAAAGGTTTCCCCGTTTTCTTTGGCTTGACCGGCACTTTTGCGCTCAAAATAATTATTCAGGGCATGTTCAAGCACTTGATCGAACTTAGTGATTCCAGAGGGCGTATTTTCCTGGAAGATTTGCTCGACCTTACTAGCCGTGACATTATCATAGCGGCGGAAGTTAGCGGCAAACAAATAAACCGTAATCCCATCTGGATCGAGTTTTTCACAGAATTGGGCTACCTTAAATGTAGACTCTTGAGCCGCTTGCCACCGACTTTTACCTTCCGGCTGATCTTGTAGCGACATACTATTACTTTTGTCGATAATCAGAGTATAGTCGCGGTTTCTGAGAATCTCTTCTGCCATCGATGCGATCTCCTTGATATAGGGTTATGAGCAGGTATTGCTAGGAACCTGATATGGCTTGTTTCAGGGGGAGCCAACGAACATCGCGATCGCCCCCTAATTCCACAATCACTTTCACTTTAGGCTCTAAACTGGGTAACTCTGCTAGATAACCGAGTTCTTCTGAGGATAGAATATGGCCTTCAAGAATCCATAACAATAACCCTTTGGACTTGGGAGGGAGTTGAGCCACTTGGGTTTGAATAATCGGTGGGATAAAATAGACATCACCAACAGCCGCTTTTTTACCACTGCTCTTTTTACCCAAATGGGCAGGGCGAACCCCGTGTACTCCTGTTAAATAAGCAGATAAATCTCCTAAACCTCGTGCGTCCAGGGACAGGGCAGTATAACCGGCTGCTCGGACGCGCCGGATATAGCGTCCCTCTTCTCCTCCTTCTAGGGGCACATACATGCCCAGTGTGCCTGCGTTCTCTAAGTCTCGAATGAGCTTCTTACCCGTGATAATTAGTGCCATGCTCTCACCTGACCTGATGTAATTCTGGTTTATTTTAACGTGAGTTCGGCATTTTTCCTGGAGGCGATCGCAGCAACGGCTAGAGACTCGCCAAAAATAAGGGAGAGTAGATTTACTGTTCTCTCCCTGTTCGAGTATTTAGCTAACCGATAGCACTTCTGCTTCTGGAAGGGCTGCTCTCAAGGCAGTTTTCCGCGCTTCAAACAACTCTAGAAGTTTTTCAATCACAATTTGCAGCACATCTGAGGGAAACAGAGCTAAAAAGTCAGAGGCTTTGAGTTCTCCTTTGAAAAAGGCTTTGGCTTGAACGGTGAGTTCCCGAATCTGATCGAATCCCATGGATTTCACCATAAAGGTGCTTAGGGGGGAATTTTTCAGGTCATAGGAGGAATCTTTTATCCGTCCTTTTTCGAGGAGGGTGAGAACTTCTTTTTCTAGCCCATTTCCCGGTTGATGGGGGTTAGCTACGGGGGGAAGTAGTTCTTCTAAGACGACTCCGACGCTGCCTTCGGTACGCATTTCGCCCATCATGGTGGAAATGGGGATATTTTTACCGAATTGTAAGGATAGGGCTTCTAGGAAAGCGATGGAGAGCAGCTTTGTGCCTAAGTAGAGGCGACCGACATCCATGTTTCGTTGGGAGCGATCGATCAAAAGCTGATAGTCTTGAGGTTCAGGCACATTGCGAAAATTATGGAAAATAATTTCCGGTTTCAAGAAATTCATGAACCCTTCCATTTTCTGTAATGCCGTCCGGTATTGGCTCACCGTATAGGAATTCGAGTTTTTCAGATGATGGTTGGTTTCTGGCAATAAATTCCAGGTTCCATCTAAAAATCGAGCTGCACTTTCATAAGCAAAGCTACCTACATCACGGTTGGACATCCGTACCGAGCGATACACAGTTTCGGCCCTTTCTGCGTCCGTGAGTCCGGCTTGATATTTTTCGTTAACTTCCCCTAATCTTTTGTATAATACTTCGCTACTACTTAACCCTTCTGGAGTTTTCGAGCGAAAGGGAATCGTGGCTTCAATACAAGCAATAATTTGCAGAATTAGACCCGGACTCAGGAAATCTTCATAGACTTTAGCGGCAACTAAGGCGCTGAGGAATTCATTTTGTCCCGTCATGGGGGCTAGTTTTTGTCCTGCCTGGAAGTCAAACAAATCCAAGACCATTTCAAACATGCCATCTTTAGGCAACTTATCCCGGTCTAGGATGAGCAGATCTTCCCCTACCTGACGAATAAAGGGGCTAATATAATAACTTAAGTTAAAATTTACACTTTTATCAACTTGAACATAAACCACATCATGAAATAGGGCGGCCAAAACTTCGATCGCATCTTCATTTCCCCCAACTTCAAAAATATGCTCTGGCGTATGGAAATACCGCCAAGGCCCCGTCATGGTTTGCACAATCAGGTTAGCAATATCGGAAAGCTTACTTGGCTCAACCTTAACTCCTAACCGATCGATCGCCCAAACGAGCTTTTCTAAACATTGTTTTTGGTCATTTTCAAGACTCATGGAGACCTCTGCACCTTTCGTCGATCCAATTAATAATTATCATTATGCACATAAGATGGGAGAGGTGGGGGTGAGCAATCCACAATTTCACTGCTTCTCCCATCCGTAAATTCTCCTGCATGGGGTCATTTTAGGCTTTTTTGGGGGCTAACATGCGTTCTAAGCTCATGCCCAACACCCCTAAACTCACCAATCCTAAACCTATCCATTGCTGAGTTCTGAGGGCCTCAGCAATCAAAAATAGGCTAAACAGAGCGGTCAGTGCGGGGCCACTAGCTCCCACGATAGAGGCTAAAGCGGGCCCTGCAAAGCGAATAGCAAAGTTATTGAGTAAATAGCTACCCAGGGTGAGAAGGCCCAAAATCGTCCCGCCAATCAGCAGACCCATTTGAGTATTCGGTTCAATAACTACGCCCAAGCCTTCTGGTAAGGGAAACAGGAGGGAAATTCCAGAAAAGACAAAAATGGCTGCAAAGGAGACGAGAGAAAAGGGAATGGGGTGTAATTTCTTGGTTCCCATACCCACTAAAAGCACGTAACCGGCGAAGGTGACCCCAGCACCAACGGCAGCCGCGATACCGAGTTGGGTATTGCCCTCGATCCCCCCTTGGGGCAGGGCCATGATCCCTCCAGCCAGGATAACGGCCATGGCAATAATACGAGCTAGGTTGGGGCGATCGCCAAATAGGGCCCATGAAGCAAATACGGTGACAATCGGATAGATAAAGAAAATGGTGATCGCAATCCCTGTGGGAATATTACCAATGGCAATATAAATACAGACTTGGGACAAAAAGAGAAAGAACCCACTGCCCACCACCTTCAGCATGTGGTCATAATCATTGGACTCGATAAAGCGCTTGATGTCTGACCAAACCGAAGGATAGAGAACTGTGGCCAAGATAGGGAAGACCAACATGATCACAATCATGCGTAAAAACAGGATGAGCAAGGAATTGCCTAACCCTGGAGTAATCAACCCATCTACTGGAAACACCCCTAACACCAGTCGAGGTTCGGGGGAAAGCTTTAATAAAATTTTCAGGGTGACGTTGAATAAAGAAAGCACACAAGCGGATAAGAAGGCTAAGAGTAAACCGGCTACCACTTGACCATCTTTCGTCTGTGGCTTGGGTTTCGGAGTCATCTCTGGAGGGGGATTAACCGTTTCTTCCTGTGCAGAAGGCCCAGGAACCTTTGGGATCTGCTCAAGGTGTTTGCTCTCAATTTGCGATCGCAAGCGATGGGCCAAACCCTCCAGAGTTCTAATTTCCTCCAGAAGTCTAGCTCCTCGATCGCCGAGGGGCTGTCCATCCTGACTCAGTTGATGGGCCAGCTCCTCTTGTAGCCTTTCCAGGTCTTGATTGACTTTCCTTAAAGTCTCTTCGGCACTTCTTGCCTTAGAGTTATCTAAGTCCGTATTGTCCATTTGATATTCACTTGAAAGACGACGGGTAGGGGGCGCAAGCCCTTTCCAGAAGTAATAAGGCCTTTGTTGCTTTAAGCATACCGATCCAAGGGAGAGAACGGAGGATTTTTGCTAGGAATTTAACAATCTTAATAGAAGAACCAGCAAGGAGGACAGCCGTCACTGCACCTAGGAGTGTCTAGCCCACAGAGGAGTGACTCTGTGGGGGGTTTATGCCGAAAACAGGCGAACTATTGCCAAGATAGTAGCACTTATACTAGCAGTCAGGGGGAGGGTGATCGCCCAAACTAAGGCAATTTCTTTGAGGGTGTTGAATTTTAGGGGGGAAGAGGGCGATCGCTGCACCAGTCCGATCCCGACGACCGCACCGACGAGAGCATGGGAGGTGGAGACGGGAAAGCCCAACCGAGAGGCGAGTAAAATGGTGGTGGCTGTGGCCACTTCGGCACAAAATCCCCCACTGGGTTTGAGGGAGGTAATGTTTTCGCCGACGGTAGAAATTACGTTTTTTCCCCAAATGGCGAGTCCGAAGACGATCCCGATCGCTCCCACCATTAAACTCCAGAGGGGTACGTGAAAGTCTCCGGGAATTAGAATCTCACTTTGGCGAATTTGGCTAATTACGGCTAAGGGGGCGATCGCATTGCCCACATCATTGGAGCCATGGGCAAAGGCGACAAAACAGGCGCTGATCACCTGAAATTGGGCAAAAACGGCTTCTAGGGGTCGCTCTGGCTGGAGGCGATGCCAAGTGAGGGCTGTTAGGGCTACCGTCCCTAGGGCGGCTGTGCCTATCATGGCGGTATGGTTGGGAATCTGGGGAATGGAGACACTGGAAAAGAGGGTGGGCAAAACGATCGCCCCAAAAATACTGAATAAACCGGTACAGATCCAGGGAATCCATTCTTGCAGCCTGAACTGAGCTTGGGGATGGTCTAAAACCCAGGCTTTGAGGCGATTATAAAAGACCATGGCCAGGCTTCCACTCACAACTGGGGTAATCACCCAAACCAGGGAAATACGCCCCAGGGTAGACCAATCAATGGCTTCTGTGCCGATCGCCACCCCACTAAATCCGGCGATCGCCCCGACAATAGCATGAGAGGAGGCCACGGGGAGGCCGAAACTGGTGGCAATTTGTAACCAGAGTCCACAGGCCAGCAGTACGGAAACCATCCCCAGAAATAGAAGTTGGAGATCGGGGGCAAATTCTTCTAGATGAATTAAGTCAGTGGCCAAGGTTTCGGAAACTCGACCCCCAAACCAAACCGCGCCCGTAAATTCTAGGATGCCAGCAATAATGGCGGCCTGGGTGAGGGTAATGGCTTTCGATCCGACGGATGTTCCCATGGAATTGGCCACATCATTCGCACCCAAATTGCAGGCGACGTAGAAGGCCAGTAGAACAGGTAAGAGTAAATCCATTCAGTGATACTCAATTGAAGATTTAGTAAGGGAAAGTGATTTCAATAATGATTCAAAAACGGATTTTAGGGTTAGATCCAGGATTAGCCCGTTTAGGGTTCGGTATTCTAGACTGTGAGCAATGCGAGGACACTCAAGAGGAGCGATTGAAGCCGTTGGATTTTGGGGTGATTACGACCCCAAGCGGCCAAGCGGTGGGCGATCGCCTCTGTACTCTTTATGAGGATCTGCAAGCCATTGTCACCCAGTGGCAGCCGGATCTGGCGGCGATCGAAAAGTTGTTTTTCTATCGTATGGGCAATACGATTTTGGTGGCTCAAGCGCGAGGGGTTCTGCTCCTGGTTTTGGCTCAACACCAGATTCCTATGGTTGAATATACTCCTGCCCAAGTCAAGCAAACTCTGACGGGATATGGCAGGGCTGATAAGGAGGAAGTCCAAGAATCAGTGATGCTAGAGTTAGCCCTAGAAGAGATTCCCAAGCCAGATGATGCGGCGGATGCGTTGGCGATCGCCCTAACCGCCTGGTTAACAATGAACAATGAACAATGAACAATTATGATCTCGATTGAACAACTGACTACAACCCAAGCTTATCAATTTCATGGTGATGTCAATTTATACAACTCCTGTGAAGCAAAAGAGTTAGCGACGCAGGGGGCTGGCGATCGCCAATTTCACGTTCTTGGATCTCCCCAAAACAACGCCCTTCCCATCCTCCTCTGTGAAGACGATTATTCCTGCTGGTTATCCTTAAACGACCTCGATAAAATCGATTTGGCTCTGGCTCCCTATCAACCCCGTCCCCTCATCCGCGCCGAAATTGAAAAGAGAATTAATGGCGTAATTGCCTACACTCAAAACGCCATGAATCAACCGAATGAATATCTCTGGGGAGGAACTGTTCCCCCCAATTACGATTGTTCCGGACTAATGCAAGCCGCATTTGCCTCCGTTGGCATCTGGTTACCCAGAGATGCTTATCAACAACACAACTTTACCCAACCCATTTCCCTCGAAGAAGCACAACCCGGCGATCTCCTCTTTTTCTCCTCTGGAAAACGCATTACCCATGTCGCTTTATATTTAGGCAATCACCAATATATTCATAGCTCAGGAAAATATCGGGGGCGCAATGGCATAGGCATAGATAGTTTAGCTTCTGAATCCGATTCCATTAGCCAATACTACGCTACAACTTTCTGTGGATTGGGTCGAGTTATCGCTGGATATATCAGTACAGGCAATCCAGAATCTCAATTTGAATGTCCACTATCAGTCAATTCATGAAAACAGCTCGTTTTATTGCTATTTTTAGCCTAGCCGTGGGTTTAATTCTTACTATTCAGCCCACGGCGATCGCTCAACTGCCTTTCTTAACACAACAACCGATTACGCCCCAAGAACATAATACCCCTTGGTGGGATCTCAACAAAGCTCAACCCTGTGGACGATATTGGTGCAGTGAAGTTCATCTTTATAGCACCAAAGTTTTAACAGGAGAATTAAAACTTGCGGTTCAGTCTAATTTGGAATCTGAAAGCCCAGATGAAGCCATCATCAAGGTTGAGCAAAGAGCAAAATTAGTCCAATCTTCAATCAATAGAGGGATTAACGCAATTACTCAAAATTATGAATTTCCTCACAGCTCTGATGACAAAAACTGGACTTTTTGGTGGTTTTGGAATCAAAATAAACTTAAACATCCCCTCACACCACGATTAGCTGTTGGGATCAAAAATAATGAAACTGTAGTTTACGCACCTCCTCAGCCTCAGTTTGGAATTTTCAGATCGGCCACAGTAGTTACCATTACTGATGTAGATTCTCGCGCTAATTTTACTACGGTTGAAAAATTAGGAGAAATTTGGAGTGCCAACTTAGAATTAGCATTTAGCGAAATTTTATGGGGGAAAGAATTTGATGCCAAATATCCTTGGATTCGCTCAAAAATAGCCTTCCTCGTAATCATATTAAGTTTGAGTATTTTTGTGTTACTGTATAGTGCAAGAGAAAAGCTGACTACATGGAGAAGAAAGCTTAAAGATCAGATCAAAACATTAATCAAATCCCTTGAAGTTGATGCCCAGGAAAATTCTGGAGAGACCCTAGAAAAAGAAGCTGACACCAACTCCATCCAATTTTCTGATTTACCATCAGAAAGTTCTGCTAATACAATTAATCTGAGTCACAGACCAAAAATCAATAAAAAAAAGTTAAAAAAAATACATTTAAGATTTAAATACTTTTTTAGATTAAACCCGCTTAAGGTATCCAGAAAAAAGCTTTCTTCTCAAATATTTTTCATCCAGCAAACACAAAATTTAATTGAATTATTTAGAAGGATTTTTTTGATCTTGCAGCCCTCAGTCTTGTTGGTTGGTTTAGCTTTGACGTTTGGGCTATTTAGAACGACAAGATTTTTAACCTTTGCCTTTATTGTTCAAGCCATTTTACTGCCGACTCTTTGGATTTCAATTACTATAATTGATAAGTTTTGCGACATTATTATTGATTCTACATTAAATAAGTGGGCTAAAGAAAAACAAGAAATAGATCCTTCGTCTAATCGTTATACTTTGCGGGTTACAACCTATTCTCCAGCCATAAAACAGGGTAAACATGCGTTATTTAGTGCCTTGGGTATTTATATCACGATGAATTTGTTAGGCGTGAACATTAATGTTCTAGCCAGTGTCGGCGTTTTAACAGTTGTATTGGCATTTATTTCGCGAAATTTATTAGAAGATATGCTCAATGGAATTTTAATCCTCTGGACAGATCGCTATGCCCAGGGAGATTTTGTTGAGATTAATAATTTTTCGGGTACAGTGGAAATGATTAATCTTTATGTTACCCATCTCAGGAATTTAGATGGTCAACTGATCATTATCCCCAATGGTCAAGTCTCCACAGTGATTAACAGTACCAAAGATTGGTCAAGAAGTAATTTAACGATTAAAATTGCTTTAGGTGCAGATTTGAAAAAGGCGATGGAAATCATTAAGCAAGTCTCTAATGAACTGGAACAGGATGAAGAATGGAAAGATAAAATCTTAGAACCGGTGAATATTTTAGGAGTCGATGATATTTCCCATGAAGGAACCATTATTCGCTTTTTGATTAAAACTGTTCCTGGCGAACAATGGGCGGTGTCTCGGACATTTCGTTTACGGATTAAGAAGTCTTTAGATGAAGCGGGGATTGCTTTAGGTATTCCTCAGCAAATTTGGTGTACTACTCCTACCGGATCTTATATCCCTAAATCTGAGGATAGGCTTGAACCTCCTAGTTCAGTAGATAAGGATACAAAATTCGGTTAAAGACTAATTATACCAAGATTTTGATGGATGACCTGAACATGATATGAAAATTCCTAATCTTCAAAACTGATAACATTGGTCATTAATGCAGAGTTTAATGGGAACTGAATGCCCGCGATGATCGACTTTAACTTCTACAACAAAGGGTTGCCCTTCTTGTTGTTGCGCTAAGTTGATTTCCTGATTGATTTTTTGACGTTGATCTTCTGGCATATAATAGGTTTCTAACCCATAAACCAATTGTCCTTGATTGACTCGTCCACGCAAAGCAATTTGATTCGAGGGTAAGTTTTCGGGTAAACTAGGACTGACTGAAATGGCTTTCCAAGCTGCGGGGAGTTCTCCCTGGTTTTCTGTTTGTGGTTGTTCTAAGATTAGATAAAACTCCCGACTGAGTTGGTTCGGTGTCGCGGATAACCGATCCCATCCGGGAAGATTTTGCAGGGTTTCCCAGCGAGAAATATCATAACTTAGGGTTTGGGAATAGCCCCGTAGCCAATCGTAGGGATCGACGGGTTGGGTTTGCAAAATGACGGTTGTTCCGGTCACTCTAGTGTAGAAGGCTTGACCGGGAATGGTGAGGACTAAACTGACCTGAATGGCTAAGGGAAGAATGAAACGCCACCAGGGAATTTGAGTGCGTTTTAGGGAGGTTTGCAGAGAGTCAGAAACGGTAGAGGGAGACATGAAATGAGTAATGAGTAATGAGTGATGTTAAGTTTTTTGGTGCTGTTTCTCAAACCAGAATCCGGCTGCCATTACGCCTAAGCCGCAGAGTATAAAGACTATGGATTTTAAGAGTAATCCGGTTTCGTATTCTAACATGCGGCTGATAATTTGCCCGGTCAGTAATACTAATCCACTCCAAAATCCTAATCGGGTTCCCCATTTTAATCCCCGACGAATGAAGGTGATGGCGAGTAGGAAGATTTGGATGTTGATGATGAGGGGGGCAAAAATGGGTAAGGGGTAAATGAGACTATGCCAGAGGAAGAGAGCGGCGGTTATGGCTAAAAGGTTTAAGATAAGAAGACTAGCGCTCTCTAAATGCCATTTATGGGGCGATCGCCGAGATTTGGCCAGTTGAAACCATTGCCATAGGCTCAAGCCCACTAGGGCTAAAATATCGAGGCTTAAGCCCCATCCCCCTAGGCTTGGATCGACGTTCCCCCAACTTCCCCACCCATTCCACCATCCATGGAAGGAAAACAGGTATAACTGTAGGGCGATCAGCAATAGGGCGAGTCGGCGAGCAATGGGTTGAAAGGGACGATGATCGAAGTTGCCCAAGGCGATCGCGCGATCGTCATAACTCCACAAAAACGCTGGTGGCAAAGTTAACCCTAATATGACTTTCACAACTACAGGAACCGCCCATACCCCGATCGCCGCTAACTGTATCCAGACGGTGGGGATCAGTGCCACCATCATTAAGGCAAAAATGACCCGTGAATTCCACCAACGGGCTAAAATGATTCCGACTACTCCCGTGATTAAGGGGGCATGTTGCAAAATTCCGGCAATGCCGGGTAAGCCTCCTGGAGCCAACCAATCATCTAGGCTAAATCCATAAGCCAGAGCCATTAACACCAGGGAAACGAAGCCTAAAAGGGTTGTTCGCAGACTAATGGCTAAACCGGTTACGCCTAATCCCCAAATCAGATAGAGCTGATAAATGGGGCCATCTAGATGAAACATTTGGGACATTAATCCCAAGTTCGCGCCTAGGAGTAGGGTTCCCAAGAGCAGTAACCCTTGACCAAATCGATGTTGCCAGCGATCGCCAGGAAAGCGCCATAAGTAAAATCCCAGAGTATGGGATGCGATTAAACTGGACAATAATAGGGCAATTTTGAGCGATCGCGGCCAGCCTTGCCAATTCGCCGCCACAAACGTGATTGCTCCTAACCCCAATAATACTGCTCCCAAGCCCACCAACACGGCAATAAACCGGTTACTCGCATCCGCTTCCAGGCGATCGAATTGATAGCGATCGGACAATTGAGTATAAATTTCTTCAGAAATTAATCCTTCAGATTTCCAAATCTCCGCCTCTTGACGCAGTTGGCGACGAAATTTTTCGGCCATAGTAGTGATGACTTAATCTGCTCACTTCAGTGAATTAACTGGGTCAATCATCCTGGAGTTGTTCGCGCCCATTACGAACCACGCGCAACATTTCCCCTAAACGACCTTCAAGATCGTGTAACACTTGATCTGCATAATCATCTGCTCCTTTCTGAATGATTTCGCACTCTTCCAGGATTTTCTGACGTTTAAGCTCTAAATCTTCTGTGGACTGTTTCTCTAACTCTTCTAACTCAAAGAGTAAATTTTCCTTCGTTTTTTGGCACTCCTGTAGGGTTTGTTGCCAAATGACTTGAGCTTCCTGTTCCGCTTGCTGGACTAAACTCATTTCGTCTAAAATCTCACTAGCCTGTTGTTCTGCGGCACTAATGAGATCCTGAGAATAACGTTTCGCTTTGAGCATAATTTCATCTCGGTTACTTACCAAAGTTACCGCTTGCTCAAAAACTTTTGGTAAGTGAAACTGAATTAACTCAATTTGATCTAATAACTGGTCTTCATCTACAAAGGTATAGCGCGTCCAAGGGATTTGGGCGCTCATCAAAATCATTTCCTTGAGGCGCTCTAATTCCTCTTGAATATCAACATCCGGTTTACCATGGAGTCCACTGCTTCCATTAGGGGAAGGTTCTCCCTGGGTTGGGGAGGTGGGTTCGCGTTCTGAGTTTATGGGGGAGGGGTCTTGTTGTAGCATTGGTAGATATCGAGGGCAACGTGATGGGGAACTAGGTGATCGACGGAAGCGCCAAATTTGGCGATTTCTTTAACCAGACTACTACTCAGAAAGCCGTATTCTGTAGACGTTGCCAGAAACACCGTTTCGATTTCCTCTAGGAGGGTTTTATTGGTGTGGGCCATTTGGAGTTCTTTTTCAAAGTCTGACACCACTCTCAGACCCCTCAGCAATACTTGAGCGCCTTGCATTTTAGCATAGTTTACGGTTAGACCATCAAAACTGTCAACTTTGACCTGGGGTAAATGTTCGGTCGCTTTTTGAATTTGACTCATGCGTTTAGCCACCGAAAATAGGGGCTGTTTGTTGGGGTTGATCATGATCACGACAATCACCTGGTGGAATAGGCGAGATCCTCGTTCAATGATATCGAGATGGCCGAGGGTGATGGGATCGAAGCTTCCTGGGTAGATGGCAGTCAAAGGTAAACCCATAGATTAGCCCATTTGATGAAGTACATGAGGATTATACGGTATGGGTTGAATCTCACAGCCGTTAAACTCCTAGGGTTATAATCTTGAGGGAATTGAGAGATAGAGCAACCGAATTAACGATCAATATCCAGCAGAGGAATTTAGGTGCAGTGATGATCGATAGTGAGGAATTACTAAACCGCTATGGGGCGGGAGAGCGCGATTTTAAGGGGGTTGTGCTGGAGAGCGGAAATTTAGTGGGATCGGATTTGTCTGGGATTAATTTAAGTGGGGCGATTTTACGGGGGGTTTCTTTAGCGAGGGCTTCTCTGAGTCGGGCAGTTTTAAGTAATGCGGATCTTCGGGATGCTTTTTTGTATGGTGCAGATTTGACCTGGGCTAAATTACAGGGGGCAAATTTGGAGAATGCCGATCTGACGAAGGCTAATTTGAAGAGTGCGGATTTAACTGGGGTGAATTTGAGAAGGGGAAAATTAAGTGGGGCAGTGTTGCGTTGGGTGAAGTTATATCGGGCGGATTTAAGGGAGGTGAATTTGTGTGGGGCAAATTTGTGTGGGATTATTTTGCGATC includes these proteins:
- a CDS encoding salt stress protein, Slr1339 family, producing the protein MGSIDDFLNDLKAQHQQKQSGERQPPPADPSPKQSQEDEPMDDVLADIKSQFVRGNDTEGEEVGLDELRQRYQQEKNAPSVKSEASESDLDQIRQRYKPEKNAPSAESEASEADLDQIRQRYKPEKNAPSAESEASEADLDQIRQRYEAQKKQVSAPSSGVEPDLEQVRLKAMQMRSQREAAKASAAQTDDVLDNMRDRYIQNRAIERQKREAAEREEKLRRQQRKALTPRAREWLARLDPYSDEGFWFESFAQGYGDRLEAALDYLQALENTSR
- a CDS encoding VWA domain-containing protein, with the translated sequence MAEEILRNRDYTLIIDKSNSMSLQDQPEGKSRWQAAQESTFKVAQFCEKLDPDGITVYLFAANFRRYDNVTASKVEQIFQENTPSGITKFDQVLEHALNNYFERKSAGQAKENGETFLVITDGIEGEEEKKGAIALIRDASTKIDRDEELAISFIQVGKDPKVTEFLKALDDRMVEVGAKFDIVDTVIMEEMESMTLTDVLMNAIYD
- the ndhN gene encoding NAD(P)H-quinone oxidoreductase subunit N, coding for MALIITGKKLIRDLENAGTLGMYVPLEGGEEGRYIRRVRAAGYTALSLDARGLGDLSAYLTGVHGVRPAHLGKKSSGKKAAVGDVYFIPPIIQTQVAQLPPKSKGLLLWILEGHILSSEELGYLAELPSLEPKVKVIVELGGDRDVRWLPLKQAISGS
- a CDS encoding EamA family transporter, which produces MDNTDLDNSKARSAEETLRKVNQDLERLQEELAHQLSQDGQPLGDRGARLLEEIRTLEGLAHRLRSQIESKHLEQIPKVPGPSAQEETVNPPPEMTPKPKPQTKDGQVVAGLLLAFLSACVLSLFNVTLKILLKLSPEPRLVLGVFPVDGLITPGLGNSLLILFLRMIVIMLVFPILATVLYPSVWSDIKRFIESNDYDHMLKVVGSGFFLFLSQVCIYIAIGNIPTGIAITIFFIYPIVTVFASWALFGDRPNLARIIAMAVILAGGIMALPQGGIEGNTQLGIAAAVGAGVTFAGYVLLVGMGTKKLHPIPFSLVSFAAIFVFSGISLLFPLPEGLGVVIEPNTQMGLLIGGTILGLLTLGSYLLNNFAIRFAGPALASIVGASGPALTALFSLFLIAEALRTQQWIGLGLVSLGVLGMSLERMLAPKKA
- a CDS encoding inorganic phosphate transporter, with the translated sequence MDLLLPVLLAFYVACNLGANDVANSMGTSVGSKAITLTQAAIIAGILEFTGAVWFGGRVSETLATDLIHLEEFAPDLQLLFLGMVSVLLACGLWLQIATSFGLPVASSHAIVGAIAGFSGVAIGTEAIDWSTLGRISLVWVITPVVSGSLAMVFYNRLKAWVLDHPQAQFRLQEWIPWICTGLFSIFGAIVLPTLFSSVSIPQIPNHTAMIGTAALGTVALTALTWHRLQPERPLEAVFAQFQVISACFVAFAHGSNDVGNAIAPLAVISQIRQSEILIPGDFHVPLWSLMVGAIGIVFGLAIWGKNVISTVGENITSLKPSGGFCAEVATATTILLASRLGFPVSTSHALVGAVVGIGLVQRSPSSPLKFNTLKEIALVWAITLPLTASISATILAIVRLFSA
- the ruvC gene encoding crossover junction endodeoxyribonuclease RuvC, which gives rise to MQKRILGLDPGLARLGFGILDCEQCEDTQEERLKPLDFGVITTPSGQAVGDRLCTLYEDLQAIVTQWQPDLAAIEKLFFYRMGNTILVAQARGVLLLVLAQHQIPMVEYTPAQVKQTLTGYGRADKEEVQESVMLELALEEIPKPDDAADALAIALTAWLTMNNEQ
- a CDS encoding C40 family peptidase, translated to MISIEQLTTTQAYQFHGDVNLYNSCEAKELATQGAGDRQFHVLGSPQNNALPILLCEDDYSCWLSLNDLDKIDLALAPYQPRPLIRAEIEKRINGVIAYTQNAMNQPNEYLWGGTVPPNYDCSGLMQAAFASVGIWLPRDAYQQHNFTQPISLEEAQPGDLLFFSSGKRITHVALYLGNHQYIHSSGKYRGRNGIGIDSLASESDSISQYYATTFCGLGRVIAGYISTGNPESQFECPLSVNS